GGTATTACAGTAATATTGATCACTCATTTTATGGAAGAAACAATATTCTCTGATAGAATAGTTGTTATGAATGGTGGAGAAATCAAAGATATTGATAAACCTTCGAAAATATTTCAGAATATAGATCTTATTAAGAGTGCTGGTTTAGATGTTCCTGTGGCAGTTCAGCTGGCTAATGAATTGAGAAGCTCAGGATTGCAAATACCTGAAGTAATGGATATAGAGGAATTGGTGACTGCATTATGTTAGTTGAATTAAAAGACATTACCCATGTGTATAACCAATATAATCCGACAGTAGCACTTAAAGATATAAATTTATCTATTTCGGAGCAGGAATTCATTGGTCTGATAGGTCATACTGGCTCAGGAAAATCAACATTAGTTCAACTATTAAATGGTTTAATAGAACCCACTTCAGGAACTGTTTTATATAACAATGAAGATATCTTTTCTGATAAGAAGAGGCTTAAATTTATCAGGCAAAAAGTTGGTTTAGTTTTTCAATATCCAGAACATCAACTATTTGAGGAAAGTATATATGAGGATGTTGCTTTTGGTCCTAAAAATTTAGGGTTAAAAAAAGAAGAAATAAAAAACAGGGTTAAAGAATCTCTAGAATTGGTTGGACTTGATTATGAAAAATTCAAGGATAGATCTCCATTTAATCTCAGTGGTGGTCAGCAAAGAAGAGTTGCAATAGCAGGTGTTCTGGCTTTGAAACCAGAAATTTTAATTCTGGATGAACCATCTGCAGGCTTAGATCCTAATGGGAGAAATAATTTATTAGAACTACTTAAATATCTGCACCAGGATATTAATATTACAATTATTTTAATTTCTCACAGGATGGAAGAAATTGCAAAGCTTGCCACCAGGGTAATCGTTATGGATGAAGGTAGAATTGTTTTAGATGGAAGTCCAGCGGAAGTATTCAGTGAAGAAAAAAGATTGCGGGAATTAGATTTAGATTTACCTGCTGTTACCTCTATACTTCATAAGCTAAATTCTAAGGGAGTATCAGTCAGGACAGATATATTTGATGTAATCGAAGCTAAAGATGAAATAATCAGTAAATTGCAGGAGAAGAATATCCCTGAGGAGAAAAGATCATGTTAAAAGATATTACTATAGGTCAATATATTCCTGGTGATTCTTTTATTCATAAACTGGATGCAAGAATTAAGATAATAATAACCATAATTATGATAACAGTACTCTTTTTAATTGATTCATTTATTGGATTTGGTTTGTTTCTTCTTTTTGTAATAGCTATCATGATGATTTCTAAACTGCCAGTTAAAAGGGTATTAAATGGTTTAAAGCCTGTCTTCTTTTTAATTATAATTACGTTATTTCTTCATATGTTTTTAACAAGAGGTGGAGAAGTTTTATGGGAATGGGGATTTTTAAGGATTGAAGAAGAAGGATTATTTACCGGTTTATTTATGGTCGGTAGAATTCTTTTATTAATAATGTTCACCTCATTGCTTACTTTAACAACATCCCCTTTACAATTAACAGATGGAATAGAATATCTTTTAAAACCCCTGGCAAGATTTGGGGTACCAGCTGGTGAATTAGCCATGATGATGACAATTGCTTTAAGGTTTATTCCAACTTTAATGGAAGAAGCTGAAAAGATAATGAAAGCCCAGAAAGCAAGGGGAGCAGATTTTGAAAGTGGAAATATTATTGAAAGAGCTAAAAGTTTAGTCCCTTTATTAGTTCCATTGTTTATAAGTGCCTTTAGAAGAGCTGATGAACTTGCATTAGCAATGGAATCAAGGTGTTATCAGGGGGGAACAAATAGAACTCGCTTAAATGAGTTAGAGTTAAGAAGATCAGATATCTATGCATTAATTGGTGTTTTAATCATTGCTGTTTTATTAAGTTTTAGATGATTTTTTGGAGGATCCTTAATGAGGAATGTTAAAATTATAGTTTCTTATGATGGCTCAAATTACAGTGGCTGGCAGAGACAAAAAAATACTAGAGAAACTATTCAGGAAAAATTAGAAGATGTATTAAGTAAATTTCATAAAGAACCAGGTAAAATTTATGGTGCTAGCAGAACAGATGCTGGAGTCCATGCGAAGGGTCAGGTTTTTAATTTTGATTTAAAGGTTGATATCCCACTAAATAGATTGCCCCAGGCCTTTAATAGTGAATTGCCTAATGATATAGTATGTTTGGATGCAGAATATATAAGTGATGAATTTCATTCTCGCTATGATGCTGAAGCTAAAAAGTATATTTACCGGATAGACAATAATTTATATAGAGATGTCTTTATGCGTAAATATGCTTATCATATATATATGGATTTAGATCTTACAGCTATGTCTAGATCGATAGAATGTTTAATAGGGAAACATGATTTTTCTGCTTTTCGAGCAAAGGGTTGTAGGAGCAAAGAACCGGTTAAAAATATTTATAAGGCAGAGTTTTATGAAGAATCTCATAATATTTATGCTTTAGAAATTATTGGTTCAGGATTTTTATATAATATGATGCGGATAATTGCTGGAACTGTTATAGAAATTGGAAAAAAGAAGAGACGTTATGACGATATGAAGAAAGTTCTTAAATCAAAATGCAGGAATAACGCTGGGTTTACTGCTCCAGCCAAAGGTTTAACTTTAAAAGAAATTTATTATCCAATTAACGGGTAATAATGATACAAGGAGGGAAATTATATAATGAAAACTTATAGTGCTAAAGAATCTGAGATAAATAGAAACTGGTATATAGTTGACGCTACTGATCAAACATTAGGCCGATTGGCCTCAGAAGTTGCTCAGTTATTAAGGGGAAAACATAAACCAGAATTTACTCCCCATATTGATACTGGTGATTATGTAATTGTAGTTAATGCTGAAAATATTAATTTGACTGGTGATAAATGGGATCAGAAAATTCATTACAGTCACTCTAATTACCCAGGTGGAATTAAAGAGGTAACCTATAGAGAATTAAAAAAGAAAGATCCTGAATTCATAATAGAGAAAGCTGTTAAAGGTATGCTCCCAAGTAATAAGCTTGGAAAAAGAATTGGCAAGAAGTTAAAGGTTTATAAAGGAACTGAGCATCCACATAAAGCTCAAAATCCAGAAAAATTAGATTTAAGTGAAAGGAGGTAGTTATTAGATGGCTGATGTACAATATCGTGGTACAGGTAGAAGAAAGACAGCAACAGCTAGAGTAAGATTAATGCCAGGTAATGGCGATATGATTGTTAATGGAACTGATATAGAAGATTACTTTCATAGAAAGTCTTTGATTCAAGATATTCAATCACCTCTTGAAGTTACAAAGCAGCTTGGAAGTTTAGATTTAGTTGCTAGTGTAAATGGAGGTGGTCTTTCTGGACAGGCAGGGGCTGTTAGACATGGGATTGCAAGAGCATTGCTTGAAGTTGATCAAGAGTTTAGAAAGCCTTTAAAGAAAGCTGGTTATTTAACAAGAGATTCAAGAATGAAGGAGAGAAAGAAGCCTGGACTCAAAAAGGCAAGAAAAGCTCCTCAGTTCTCAAAAAGATAAAATTTTCGTCAATTTATTTATTTACCCTTCTCAATACGAGGAGGGTTTTTTGTTTATAAAAAAAATGCCTGGATAAATGATATCATTTAGATATCAAATACCCAGACATTTTATTTTATGGATTTAGATTTTTTATTATCTAGTCAGTTTTGGATCAAGGGCATCACGGAGACCATCACCCATAAAGTTGATTGAAAGCACTGTAATTATTATCATGAAACCAGGTGGCATCCAGAACCATGGCCTGGATTCTAATATAACCAGGTTACGGGCTTCATTAAGCATATTACCCCAGCTAGGCATAGGAGGCTGAATTCCCAGTCCTAAATAGCTCAATCCAGCTTCTGATAAGATTGCTGCAGCAACTGCTAGAGTAGCATTAACAATGATTGGAGCAAAAGTATTTGGTAAGAGGTGTTTAAACATTATTCTAGAATCATCTGCTCCTGAAGCTCTGGAAGCATGAATAAACTCTCTTTCCCTTAGAGCCAGGACTTCACCTCGAACAAGTCGAGCAACTCCTGTCCAGCTTAAAATACCGATAATAGCCATTAATCTATATAGACCTGGACCCCAGATTGAAGCTATAACGATTGCCAGGATTAAGAATGGCACACTTCTGACAATATCAATTAATCTTGAAATTAAAGTATCAACTAAACCTCCAAAATATCCTGCCATTAAACCTAAAGTTGTTCCAATAAAAACAGAAATACTCATAGAAACAAGACCAACAGTAATACTTACCCTGGCACCATATAACATTCTAGACATAATACAGCGGCCAACACGGTCAGTTCCTAAAGGAAAGTCGCCGCCAGGTGCCTGATTTGCCTGAAGTATATTTGTTGAATATGGGCTATTTGGGGCTAATTGAGGTGCAAAGATAGCGACTAAAGCAATAATAATTAATATAAATAAGCCCATCATTCCTAATTTATTTTTTTTGAACTGCCTCCAGGCAACCTGCCAGGGAGACTCAATCTTTTTATCTATAACCTTATGTTTTTCTTTGTTTTTAGTTTTTGCCAATTAGATAACCTCCTTTTAGTCATATTTAATTCTTGGGTCAACTATTACATAAAACATATCAGCTATTAAATTTCCAAAGAATACAAGGATGGCGAAAATAACTGTTGTAGCCATCATGACAGTATAATTTCTCTGCCAGACAGCTCGAATAGATAATCGCCCAATTCCTGGCCATGAAAATACTTCTTCAATGATTACAGCTCCTGAGAATAGCAATGGAACCTGTAAACCTAAAATAGTAATAACTGGAATAAGTGCATTTCTAAGGGCATGCTTATAAACAACGACTCTCTCTTTTACACCTTTTGCTCTGGCTGTTCTTACATAGTCCTCTTTGATAACCTCTAACATACTGGAACGCATATAACGGGTCAAACTAGCTGCTCTGGCATAACCAAGTGCTATGACAGGTAGAATTGCATGATGCAAATGGGTCCAGACAGTTGTTGTGGCAGCTGTTGGGTCCTGAAAACCTCCGGTTGGCATTAAATCTAATTGTAATGCAAAAACATATAGGAGTATTAAACCAAAAAAGAAACTTGGTATTGAAACTCCGAAAAATGCAAATAAGGTGGCTGCGTAGTCGAAAACTGAATACTGTTTTGTAGCTGACAGTATCCCAATTGGTATAGATATTATAAAACTAAGAATCATTGCACCTAAGGTTAAGTAAATTGTAGGCATTATTCTAACTCTAATTAAGTTTGCGACTGGTTGTCGAGATGAGTCCATTGAATAACCAAAATCACCTCTAACAAAATCACCTAACCAGCTGGCATATCTAACCATTAATGGATCGTCTAATCCCATTGCTGCGTAACGTTGTTCTAAATCTTCCCTTGAAATTGAAGGATCTTCAAGTCTGGCAATTGGGTCACCAGGAGCCATATTGATTATTATAAATACTACCAGGGACACAATTAAAATA
Above is a window of Halonatronomonas betaini DNA encoding:
- a CDS encoding energy-coupling factor transporter ATPase, with product MLVELKDITHVYNQYNPTVALKDINLSISEQEFIGLIGHTGSGKSTLVQLLNGLIEPTSGTVLYNNEDIFSDKKRLKFIRQKVGLVFQYPEHQLFEESIYEDVAFGPKNLGLKKEEIKNRVKESLELVGLDYEKFKDRSPFNLSGGQQRRVAIAGVLALKPEILILDEPSAGLDPNGRNNLLELLKYLHQDINITIILISHRMEEIAKLATRVIVMDEGRIVLDGSPAEVFSEEKRLRELDLDLPAVTSILHKLNSKGVSVRTDIFDVIEAKDEIISKLQEKNIPEEKRSC
- the truA gene encoding tRNA pseudouridine(38-40) synthase TruA; translated protein: MRNVKIIVSYDGSNYSGWQRQKNTRETIQEKLEDVLSKFHKEPGKIYGASRTDAGVHAKGQVFNFDLKVDIPLNRLPQAFNSELPNDIVCLDAEYISDEFHSRYDAEAKKYIYRIDNNLYRDVFMRKYAYHIYMDLDLTAMSRSIECLIGKHDFSAFRAKGCRSKEPVKNIYKAEFYEESHNIYALEIIGSGFLYNMMRIIAGTVIEIGKKKRRYDDMKKVLKSKCRNNAGFTAPAKGLTLKEIYYPING
- a CDS encoding energy-coupling factor transporter transmembrane component T family protein encodes the protein MLKDITIGQYIPGDSFIHKLDARIKIIITIIMITVLFLIDSFIGFGLFLLFVIAIMMISKLPVKRVLNGLKPVFFLIIITLFLHMFLTRGGEVLWEWGFLRIEEEGLFTGLFMVGRILLLIMFTSLLTLTTSPLQLTDGIEYLLKPLARFGVPAGELAMMMTIALRFIPTLMEEAEKIMKAQKARGADFESGNIIERAKSLVPLLVPLFISAFRRADELALAMESRCYQGGTNRTRLNELELRRSDIYALIGVLIIAVLLSFR
- the rpsI gene encoding 30S ribosomal protein S9; this translates as MADVQYRGTGRRKTATARVRLMPGNGDMIVNGTDIEDYFHRKSLIQDIQSPLEVTKQLGSLDLVASVNGGGLSGQAGAVRHGIARALLEVDQEFRKPLKKAGYLTRDSRMKERKKPGLKKARKAPQFSKR
- the rplM gene encoding 50S ribosomal protein L13; this translates as MKTYSAKESEINRNWYIVDATDQTLGRLASEVAQLLRGKHKPEFTPHIDTGDYVIVVNAENINLTGDKWDQKIHYSHSNYPGGIKEVTYRELKKKDPEFIIEKAVKGMLPSNKLGKRIGKKLKVYKGTEHPHKAQNPEKLDLSERR
- a CDS encoding ABC transporter permease yields the protein MHQYLFRRLLQGVPVILIVSLVVFIIINMAPGDPIARLEDPSISREDLEQRYAAMGLDDPLMVRYASWLGDFVRGDFGYSMDSSRQPVANLIRVRIMPTIYLTLGAMILSFIISIPIGILSATKQYSVFDYAATLFAFFGVSIPSFFFGLILLYVFALQLDLMPTGGFQDPTAATTTVWTHLHHAILPVIALGYARAASLTRYMRSSMLEVIKEDYVRTARAKGVKERVVVYKHALRNALIPVITILGLQVPLLFSGAVIIEEVFSWPGIGRLSIRAVWQRNYTVMMATTVIFAILVFFGNLIADMFYVIVDPRIKYD
- the opp4C gene encoding oligopeptide ABC transporter permease codes for the protein MAKTKNKEKHKVIDKKIESPWQVAWRQFKKNKLGMMGLFILIIIALVAIFAPQLAPNSPYSTNILQANQAPGGDFPLGTDRVGRCIMSRMLYGARVSITVGLVSMSISVFIGTTLGLMAGYFGGLVDTLISRLIDIVRSVPFLILAIVIASIWGPGLYRLMAIIGILSWTGVARLVRGEVLALREREFIHASRASGADDSRIMFKHLLPNTFAPIIVNATLAVAAAILSEAGLSYLGLGIQPPMPSWGNMLNEARNLVILESRPWFWMPPGFMIIITVLSINFMGDGLRDALDPKLTR